Within the Leishmania donovani BPK282A1 complete genome, chromosome 13 genome, the region GGCGAAATCCCACACTGGGTCATCTCCGGCTCGTCCGTCATCACGGACGAATACGTGCGGCTCACGGCTGACCAGAAGAGCCAGACAGGCCACCTGTGGAACACGGAACCGCTGGATATGGACGCCTTCGAGGTGGTCGTGGGCTTCCGCGTCTACCGGCCAATGGGCGGCTTCGGCGCGGACGGCTTCGGGGTGTGGgtggcgcagccgcctcgcttTGACGGCCCCCTCTTTGGCCGCCCGTCCACCTTCAACGGCTTCGGGGTCCTGTTCGACTCGTACGACAACGACAACCGCCGCGACAACCCGATGGTGAGCCTCGTGTACAACGACGGGTCCAACACCAAGCACTTCGACCCTGAGAGGGACTTCATGGGTGACAGCGTGGCCAGCTGCGTTTTCGACTTCCGCGAGATTCCCGAACCGAACATGGCCACCATGCGCATGGTGTACTTCAAGGGTGAACTTCAGGTGTACCTGTCCAGAAACAGCGAGGCCACAGAGACCGAGTGTCTCAAAGTCACCAGACTGCCGATGCCAGAGGGCAAGGTGTACCTCTCCTTATCTGCCCAGACCGGCGGTGTGTCGGAGATCCACGACATCATGTTCGTTCATCTGTCTCCCCTGGTGGAGGCAAAGTACGACCACGATGTGCGGCAGACTACGGTGCCGACCAACGGCCTCCACGACGCGCGGCTTTACGACAACGAGGCGATGAACAACCGCCAAACGTCAGAGGTGCCGACAGATACCCATTTACCCACGATGGtgccgcaggaggcgcacccggcacagcagcagcatcaatACCAGGAGGCACAGccgacacagcagcagcatcaatACCAGGAGGCACagccggcacagcagcagcagcagaaccaGCCGTCCGCGCAGGCCACTGACAACATCGGTGAaaaagagcggcagcgaatcgaggagctggagaggAGGTTGGAAGAGCTCCAGGGCCGCAACGGTTACCGCGCCACGCGTCGCATTGATGAAGAAGTGGAAGAGTTGGACGACTATGACGATGAAGACAGAAACAGACAACGCCGCGTGCGACGCGTgcgccgtgcacgcacgccccgTAGCAACCGCGTGGAGCAGGATGAGTAGAATGGGGAGCAGAGGTGAGGGGGCAGCTAAGAGCGGCGTCTTTGCCTCGGGTACtttgtgtatgtatgtgtgtgcttgcgtgcatCTGCGATGAGGGCGGCAGAGTTTCAAGGTTTCGGTGACAGGGCCTGCGCTGCTCTGTTTTCTCGCTTCCTGGCCTACCGCCACTCTCTGCCACCTTCCCCAtcacctcctcgtccgtcCTGCCCCTTCTGGGCGGGGCTTGCCGGTGTTCTCCTCGGGTGTGCGTCGGCGCGacggctgccgttgccgctgcggtcgTCGTCTTCATACGTTATTGTGTGGAGGCTCATCtgtgccggtgtgtgtgtgtgtgtcaagCAGTTTATCATGGGCCTGTCTGCCAATGCACACGCTCCGCCATGTCTgttcttctctctgtgctcttTGGGCGGACCGCGAtgcagcccctccccctccccccaaacaAAGGAAAGTGTACCCGTATGTTTCCATTCAAGCAgtgagcgcctgcgcgtgtgcgtgtctgcgcgatgctctctcgcttcctcATGTGAACCCACTTGGAAGCCTGTGCCCGCCGGCTCCACCGTgcacctctcctctcctctgttCGTTGGGTGCATGTCgtggcccccctccccttcctctctctttcgaCACACACTAACACACATCCAAAGCATGtatgtgcgcatgcatgcttgtgtgcatgcggGTGTCGCGCTTCGTCCTCCTTTTcactccttccctcccctaCTTTAAAAacgaacgcacacacaatcCCGCGTGCGCTTCCCGTGCTTCCTCCACGCCAGTAGCGCCGTGCCAACACGAAGGATTACTTACGGAAAAGATGGGCCGCGGGTACAGTGCCAGCCGTAGCAAGAGCGGCCGTCCGACGCTGCGGATGAAGCGCTCCCGTTCCATgtcgctgcacgcgctgaaGAAGAACATGGACGCGCACGAGGCGGCCAAGGCGgccaacggcggcagcgccgaggcgtcgtcgttgtcctCTGCCGCGACGACCGAGGTGCCGCGCAAGACGCTCAAGGtggtgcgccagcgtcgcgcgCCGTCTTCGTTGCTttcatcgtcgtcgccagcaACAGCGAGCTCTacccccgccgctgcgaagGTGGCTATGAAAGGGGCGGCAACGAAGGTCAAGTCCGCCGACGGCCGCGGTCGCACCGCAACATCTAGCCCCGGCCCTCGTTCGCAGTCCGCCGCCTTTCGCCGCAATCTGGAAGACCTCGAAAGGCAGTTCGACGCCGCCATGGAGGCCAGCGAGGACGAAGATGAGACCGTCATGAACACCACGACCATGACCAAGTACAAGGAGTGCGGCCGCGTTGTCGACGCTGTGCTGGATCagctcgcggcggcgtgcgtaCCCGGCGCGAACACAAAGGTACTGTGCGACACAGGTGACGAGGAAATCGCGAGTCGGCTGAAGGGACTGTTCGTGAAGACCAAGGGTGCGGATGGAAAGCGGCTGGCGCGCGGCATCTCGTACCCGACGAACGTGTCCGTGAACGAAATGCTGTGCAACGACAGCCCGTACCGCGTGGAGGACGGCGCCATCTTGAaggacggcgacgtcgtgAAGCTGCACGTGGGCTGCCACCTCGACGGCTACCCAGTgagcgccgcacgcacggTCGTCGTCACCACGAGAGCGGCTTCCGCGGTTACggagggcgacgaggaggaggcgcagagaaggaggagcagcacagcggcgacgtTGTCGTCGCGCTCAGCCGTTGGCAACACCATTGAGGCGGCtcgcgtggcgctgctggcgatgatgcacgcgctgcgcccTGGCACACTCAACGCCGACATCACGGAcgtcatcgctgccgtcggGCAACACTACGGCGTGCAGGCTGTGGAGGGCGTGCTGTCGAACCGGAGCAAGCGCTGGGTGCCGGATGGGATCGACTGTATCATTGCCCGCCGCGTGACGAGCGAGGACCCGCATCAGGACGTGGCCGACTGCGAGGTGGGCGAGCATCAGGTGTGGTGCCTCGACGTCGCCTTCACTAACAACCACAACTACCGCATCACGCTCTCTGAGAAGCCCGTGACACTGTTTCGTCGCACCCCTGCCGACTTCAACGCGGACGCGCGGGTGACGCAGGCGAACgagacgctgcaggagaTCACTGACACACATTTCTGCTTTCCTTTCCACTTCAAGAGCCTCGCGAACCCGCTAAAGGGGAAGCTTGGCATCCACGTGTTGGAGAAGAAGGGCATGGTGGACAAGCTGCCCCCGCTGCGCACGAAGCACGGCTACGTGACGGCGCGGTTTAGTGCAACtgtggcggtgacggcgaagcgggtgacggtgctgtgcggcgcgccgcccaccgcccctgtggcgacgccgccagcaATGCGGCCAACCGTGTCGGAGGACACATTGGCGGCCGAGGTGCTTGCGTTGCTGAGACGCCCGTACGAGTTCGCCgatgtgcgcgcggcagTGACGGCGAAAGGCGCGAGGGACCAGAGCAGCCCCTCCGCGAAACGCATGCGCGTAGAGGCGCTGGAGAACGAAGAGTagggcggaggagaagagtTGGGAGGGGAGTGCCAGGGGGATCGGGTCAGGGCTGCGTGACATGATCGACCCTGCTGGCCGCCTCTTCGcgcctctctttttcccATACTCGGCGTTGTTGGAAGCGATTTTCTGCTTGCTGTGATGTGTGCAAGAGattgtgtatgtgcgtgtatgtgagAGCAGTCGACCGTGTGGGGCTGCCAGTCGTGGAATAGCTAAGGACGTAAGGATAAGCGTAACGTGTAACGGTGCACACACTCACcaacagctgcgccgccacggcgtgaTGAGACGACTTGCGTGAGGAGAGCGAGTGAGCgagagggtggggggaaagaagtgggggggggagagggcgacagAGGTGTGCGCATCGGTATCCGTGTGGATGGCGCGATGACCATTGTCGGCCTCCCTGCTGCTCTCATCGACTTCTCCATCGGCACCCCCGGTGCCCCCCTCTGTGTGCGCCAGTTTCGGTGTGCTTTGGccggtgtgtgggtgtgcgctcCTTCGATGGCTCCCGTACGttggcgggggggggcggcggcggcggcggcggctacTTTGTTTCCGACGCGTCGCACTTCGCCATGGACGCCACGAAGTGCGTGTCGAAGCAACGAAGCCACAACAAAAGAATACGAATCGCGAAGGCGCGGCGATACTGCGTCGGGCATTACACGAGACCCGCAATCcttgtttgtgtgtatgtgtatgcatgtgtatgcatgtgtgtgcgtgtgtgtgcgcacgctccCCAGCACAAGAaagtggcgcagcagcgatcTATGCAcaggaagggggggggtggcagACAGACCGGCCATGGCAAAGAGGAATGGGAGAAGGCGGCAGTGCAGGGAAGAAGCTCGTGACAGTTCATGACGCCACTCTCTCCTCAGCCTCGATTCCGCCTCCCTCGTTGCCTAgcatccctcccccctctctcgccacacacacacacacacacacacacacacacacccgcgcgTGCCTACAGTATCGCAGGCCTCCACGAAACGTGGACACCGCCGGTGCTTGCACGCACTCCCCCTCAccgacgcggctgcagctgctgcggttgaACTgttgccaccaccgccactggaGCTCAGTCCAGTAGTCGCAGAGCGCACCCCAACATCTCCACCCTTCCTCTCGCCTCTCCCTACTGctactctctctctacgTGTCTGCCTCGCCATATCGCCAGCCGTTACTGTTGGGGGCTGGGGTACATGTGGGCTCAACCCTGCTGTAcaccttctctttctgcatacgtacgcgcacgcatacacgcatacagcGACAGACACAGGTACAAACGCGCAACACGCCCGCCCTGTTACGCACGACTTGGCATCTGTCGCTGTACCTCTCTCTCGTAGCTCTTACTCTTGAGCGTCTTCTGTTTCTCATTTTCtcatgcgcacgcgcgtgtgtgtgtgttcatCTCTGCACATCTTCCATCGTCTTTGTTTGCCCACGCTTGCACCTCCGCAAGCACGCCagccgcgcacgcatacCTGCACCCCTCAGAACACGCGTGCCGCCCTCTGGCCAAGGTACAGAGCCCGCGGCACATcccacacacgtacgcacgcaTAGACCATACATCCatcacccacccccacccgcACGCCCAgctcagacacacacacacacacatatatatatatacatacacatacaaGCACTGCTATCTCTGCATAGACCAccttcccccctttcctttgcACGCAGATAAACGGAAACGCCGCGCAGGGGCAAAGAGGTCAAGAGCGCTAACTGGATTCTTCGGCTGCGCCATCACCCCGCTGGgcggagcacacacacacacacacacacacacgaaacacCCTTCGGTTGCCGCATAGACGCACTTGCgcgcgccctccctccccctctttcacTTGCGCCGCACCCCATTCCCACACATTCTTATATAGTTTTGttaccccctcccttcccccctccctgcgcTACAGACCcaacgagagagggagattATTcatagacacacacacccaccccacccacccgcacacacgcttaCGCTTACGTTTTGGTGGCGGGAAAAAGGACTACATGCCCAAGTCAGCCAACAcacgcggtggcgctggaaGTGGCAGCACTTACAACACGCAGCGACACGAAGGCGGCCGTCccagcgcgcgccgcgccactgCGCCGCGGGCGGAAGCGACACCGAagggcaccgccgccgttgagGAGAAGGGCAAACCAACGGCCGTGCACCAGAAAGTGCACATCAGCGACCCGCGCTCGTctgcgcagcgtcagcggtcggaggaggatgcgcagGTGCAACGCGAGCCATCGTCGTTATCGTCGATGCACGCGCTGAACGCGTCCTCTCCAGCCTTCATTCCGTACCAGTACgtgcaacaacaacagcagtgCGGTAatgccggcgacgacgtcgccgccgccgctacgcAGAGCGTTTTCTCTTTCACGGCCACGCCCTCGCTGATGTACATGGGCAAcacaggcggcagcagctccgtctccTCCCCGCTTGCCTTCGCGGTGCCGTCGGATGCCGGCCATTCCACTGCCATGCTGTcgcctttctctccttccttgGCTGCCAAGCAGGACTCGCTGGCCAATagcgccgcctttgcctccGTCGCGTCAGCCGCCGCGAGTGGTTCTGCACTTTCTACACAGCCGTCCCATCAACTGCGCGGTGCGTACGCGCgggcaaccgcagcagctgccgcagccgctgcttcttccGCGTTGCACCTTCAGCACACCGATCCATACGCTtcggtcgccgccgcgcccaACTCTGCCGTCCCCGCGGGGACGGCAGATGCTCCGCCACACACTCAGTtggagccgcagcagcgctgtgccACGCGCAAGACTCCGgtcgcggcgtcgtcgaccgCCAAAGCCGTGTACGGTCCGTCGGTTCCAGTGTTCCACTCGCAGTTCATCGACATTGCCACCGGCAACACCTCCATGACCCCCTTCGCACTTTTACAGGAGCAAcccgacggcgacgacgttgaCCGCCTCAGCGAGGCTTGCGACGATCGCCACACAGGGGCCGAAACAGCACCGGAGCCGGCGACTATTGGCGCTATggctgcagtgccgcggTCCCCGCCGACGCTGGCACAGGacagggaggaggcagagacgcAGAGGGTTCGCCAGGCATACAACTCGGCCAGCCAGCAGCcctcgcagcgccgcatctcGGCAGCCACCGCGGCTGTCCTGGCAAGCCAAGACGCGCGGCTCGCGGAGCGCTCTCGGCGCTACGCCCAGGCTGGGCAGCTGCTCTACGAGCCGGCCTCCGcaaccaccaccgccgctctgAGCTCGAATGGGGCATCTTCGCAGCGCCCCAGCAACAAGGAcgcgagcgacgccgccaccgccaagCCGATCGTGAAGGCCCAGCGACACACGTCTGCGTTCGAGACAGCCACGGCGAGCGAAACAGAGACGACCACACACGAGACCCCAAAACGCCGCTCGCCCACAGTATCCACGGCAACCGTCGGTACCAGCAACGGTAACAAGGTGCGAACGTCCGTCACGCCCAGCATCGACGGTGGTGCATCCGCAGTGAAGCGCTTACACACATGCCTAGCGAGCACCGATGAGCGCACAGAGGGCGACCGGGCGGGGTCGGCTATGGGACTCACCGGCTCCACGCGCCGCGGCCTGCCTACTtgcggcgacgacaacgaTGACGAGGGGCGACGCAGCGACACTGTGACCCCAACGACGACGCCTGCCAAGGTGTTGGCGGCTGAGAGCTCTCCGttcgtggcggctgccgctgcctccggcGGTGCATCCACcggccgcgcgcaccgccgctccgTGTCGCGGGAGGACAGCGCCGTTGCTCACTCTGAGTGCGGCTTGAGCGAGTCGACGCGTCACACCCGCGTAGTCCATCaggagcacagcagcagtagcagcagcaacgcccACCTTCAGCGCGCCATGATGCAGCTCATTGCACAAATTCAAACGAGCAACACCACCAAAGGACATGCCTTctcgcccgccgctgctaccaccgccatcacgccGCACAAGTCTAGCATCCAAAACGCCGCGCTTGGTGAGACGGGTGCTACAGCCGCCACGCCCGCCGCCTTCAAGACACCTGAGGTGGAGCGGGTCCCGTCGGCCCGCCCCAGCGCGTCCAAGAACGCCGCGATTCGCAAcatcaccaccatcatcCACACGCCGAACACGTCCAGCGCACATCACGGCCACTCTTCTGCGGTCACGAAGACGACAATCACGTCGGAGACGTCGCGGCATCACCACAGCGCTGCGGAGACCTCGGCGTCGGCAAAGGACtcgcgtggcgcagcgccgaaGGTCGCGCAGCGGTCGCTGGCAAGCTGCCTTGAGGCCATTTCACCTCAGCGTGGAGAGAGTgcgcgcaacagcagcaacgcagTGCGCGCTGAGCTGGCCACCGCCATGTCAcaagcaccgctgccgtcgtcgtcctcggcacCCTTCATGCCATCCGGGACTGCAGGGGCGATGCCGGTTCCGCGCTCGCAGCGACGTGGCACAAAGCAGGGgtcctccagcgccacttccgctgctgctgcaggtgcagctGAGTCTCgctcgccggcagcgcaggcgaCCAACTACGCGGTTGTGATCGAGGGCCACATGCAGCGCCGTGTCACGGCCGTCTCGTCCACGGCGCTGAAGCGAGGAGTCTGCGTTCTGTTCGAGGAGGACCGCGGAA harbors:
- a CDS encoding lectin, putative, with protein sequence MAAARAVPRLTPAQEHRGITAAIGHHSFAPPLLRQYYGDGEIPHWVISGSSVITDEYVRLTADQKSQTGHLWNTEPLDMDAFEVVVGFRVYRPMGGFGADGFGVWVAQPPRFDGPLFGRPSTFNGFGVLFDSYDNDNRRDNPMVSLVYNDGSNTKHFDPERDFMGDSVASCVFDFREIPEPNMATMRMVYFKGELQVYLSRNSEATETECLKVTRLPMPEGKVYLSLSAQTGGVSEIHDIMFVHLSPLVEAKYDHDVRQTTVPTNGLHDARLYDNEAMNNRQTSEVPTDTHLPTMVPQEAHPAQQQHQYQEAQPTQQQHQYQEAQPAQQQQQNQPSAQATDNIGEKERQRIEELERRLEELQGRNGYRATRRIDEEVEELDDYDDEDRNRQRRVRRVRRARTPRSNRVEQDE